GCGGGCGGCGTGGTGCTCGCGGGCGGGGGCGGCGAGGAGGGTGACTGGGACGGACCGGGGCCGCCGCCGCCGAAAGTGCTGTTTCCGCTCGAGCCACCGCCATATCGTGCGGTGTAGTAGGCGGTGTATTCCGCGGCGTCGACGAATCCGTTGCCGTCCTTGTCGATCTCGCGGAAGCGGTCGCGCAGTCCGCGGTCGGCCTCCTGCTGCGAAACCCTGCCGTCGCCGTCGCGGTCCTGCTCGCGGATGCGCCGTTGCGCGGAGTCGGCGGCGCTGTTGCTCCCGCTGCTGCTCCCGAAACTACCCCCGCCAAACCGGCTGCGGTCGAAGCCGCCGCCCTGCATGCGGGCTTCCATCATGCGGCGGATCAAGTCGATGTCGCCGCTGCTGCCGAACGAGGAACTTCCGAAGGACGAGGATCCCGACGACAAATACGGGCTGCGATATGGTTCCTCGGGCACGGGCCGGAGGCTGGCGAGCCACGCGCCTTCATCCTCGCGGCGGAGTTGGTAGCCGACCTTGAGTTCCACTTCCTTCTCGTCTTTGAGCAGTTTGACCTGGTCCGTCGCGATGGCGGTAAGCTTGTGCCCTGCGATGACGTCGCCGGGCTTGGCGGTCTTGCGATACGCGGAATTCTCGCTCTCAAAGAACGCGAAGTCTCCCTTCTCGTAGCTCATCGTGCCGACGAGCGCGAAGCTCTCGACCTTGGGCGAGCGGCGGACGGGTTGCTCGGTCTGTTGCGGGCGGCCATTGCGGTTGGGGTTGAAGATGTTCTTGTCGGCAATCGGGCGGAACGCGGCGAAGCCCTCGGCGGGGGACGCGGAACCGGACTTCGACGGCGACGAACCGGACTTGCCGGAGCCGGACTTCGAGTCAACGGGCGGATTCCTCGAGCCGCGCGAGCGAGAGTCGCGCCCAGAGCCTGACCTCGGGTCGGTGGACTTCGGGTCGGTGGTCGCCGTGCCCGGCGTTGAGGTTGTCGTCGGAGCCGTGGCGGGCGGGGCCGTGGGCGTCGTTGCCGCCGGGGCCGTGGGCGGGGCGGCGGGTGTCTTGGCGTCCTGCGCGGCGGCGAGGCTCGCGGTGAACGCCGCAAGAATGAGCGGGAAAGTCTTCATGGCGATGTCTCAAAAGTTACCAGATGGCGGTTGGGTTGTCTTGAAGCAATTCATTTGGCTTCCAGTGGCGAGAGGCGCAGCCCGCTGACAAGCAGGCCGAGCGCGAGTTGAGAGCCGGAGGTGTCGCGGGTGCTGAGTTCGACGGCCTCGATCTTGAGCGCCATGGGGTCCTGTTCGAGCTCGTAGAGGAACCGGCTGAGCGACGAGAGGCTGCCCGAGGCGTCCACGCGGCATTCGAGGAGTGAATGGTCGTCGGTCGCGCCGCGCTTCCACTGCGGCTTGACGGAGCTGACGCTGATTCGCGCCTCGCGGGACCATTTGTCGAAGGCGCTCAACAGTTGCTGCTCGGCGGCGGAACGGTCCTTGGGAAGCGTGCCCTTGCGCATGGTGTTCCAGCGGTCGCGCATGGCGCGGTCGCGGTCGAGCAGGGCGGAGCCGGCGCGGACGTCCTTCTCGAGTTTCGCGATGCGGGCCTGCCGGGCCTTCCACGACGCGGTGAGCGGCTGGACGACGAGCTTGTCGCCCGCGAAGAGCGCGACCACGCTGATGGCGAGGAGCGCGAGGAGATGCTGGCGTTTCTGGGCTTCAGTTTTCATTTCGCCTGGGGGTTCCCCAGTTGAAGCGGAATGTGAACTGCATCGCGGGCGCCTTGCCCTTCATGGAGTCCACCTTGATGTCGGAGACGTTGCCCACGGCGCGCAGCCGGTCCAGCGCCTTGAGCAGCGACGGGCTGTCGCGCATCGTGCCGGAGCAGGACACGCTGGCGAGGTTGCGTATCTCGAAGCTCTTCGCCGCGACCGAGCCGTCCTCGGGGAAGGACTCGGTGACGCGCTGGAGCACGCTCAGGCTCGTGTGCGACTCGTCGAACCACGGGCGATACTTGCGAACCTGCTTCTGGATGTCCTCCAGTTCGCTGACGGGTTTCTTCATCGCGCTCCACTGGCCGTTGAGGCCGTTGAGGCGGAATTGCTGCCAGCCGAATAGCCCGATGACCGACGCCGCGACCAGACCCGCGGCCACGCCCGCCCACGCGAGCTTGCCGGAGGAATAGCGCTCGGAGAACTGCTTCCACAGGCTCGGCTTCGGCGGCAGGAACTCGAACGGCTTGCGCCCGGAAAGATACTGCGCCGCCAGCGCGAGCGCGCACGAGACGGGCGTGTTGTCCGGCACCTTGAGCCCGCCGGCCTCGCTGCCGAAGTTCGGCACGTGCTCGGTGAGCAGCCCCATCGAGGCGGCGCGCGGCCGCAGTTCGATCATCAACTGCTCGGCGAACCGGCTCGCGCCGAAAATCTTGAACTCGCGCACGCCGCCGCGCACCTCGGGGGGCATCTGCCCGAGCGTGATCCGCAGGTCGCGCGCGACGTGCTCGGACTGCAGCCGGCGGTCGCCGCCCTCGGTGTCGAACGCGCCCTCGATCGAGCGCAGCGCGACCACGCCGCCGCCGCTGGTCACCAGCAAATCCACCGCTGACTCGCCGACGACGGCAGCGATCTGCCCGTTCGGGCGGGCCGCAAGGACGCCGGGCAGCGCGGTGAGGCCGGGGGAGAATCCGTGCGGTTTGAGCCCTGCGGCCTCGAGCACTTCATCCAGCCTCGCGAGGTGCTCCCGCGTGACGGCCAGTTGCGTCGCGAAGCGCGCCCCCGACGGCGCGGCGTATCGCGACACGCACACCCGCAAGTCCTCCATCCCGTTTGGAAAGCCGCGCTCGGCCTCGATCTCGAGGAAGCCCGGCACATCCTCCTCGGGCATCTCCGGAATCCCGGCGTGAACCGACAGCACCCACGCGGTGGGCACGCAGGCGACGCAGCGTTTCTCGCGGATGCCCGCGGCGTCGAGCGCGTCGCGCAGTTCCTTGCCGACGAGTTCGACCTCGTCTTTGAACAGGTCGAGCGCGAGCGTCGCGGTCGCGGTCTTTTGGATCGTGACCGAGCCGTTGGTCCGGCGCAGCACGACGGCCTCGAGCCGGCTGCCGTCGAGCGCGAGGGCAAGCAGCGTGGTGGGGGTCTTGTCCTTGGAGAGCATGGTCATCGGAGTTCCTTTGCGAGGCGCGCCTGCTCGCGGATGGCCGGGCCGAGGGCCCAGCCGAAGTGCGTGAGGTCCTGGCGGTGGACGATCCGCGGCGTGCCGGAGCTGGTGTCGAAGATGAACTTTACGCGCTGGTAGCCTCGGGCGTGATGGCCGAGCGCCACGATGTCCGCGCTGAACTGGTAGCTTTGCGCGGTGAGGAACGGCCCGGCGCGGACGGCGTCCTCGCGCTCGAGGACCTCGGACACCCACGCGATGGAGTCGAGCCGCGAGGGGTTGGCCTGGCGGAAGCTCACCAGCGAGCCCGCGTTGTCCGCGCCGATGCCGGGGATGCACTTGAGCACGGCCTCGCTGGCGGTGTTCACGTTGACGCGCCCTTCGATGGATGTGGCGTTGGTCGTGGTGAGGTCCGAGTGGATTTGCGCAAACTCATCGGCGGTCATCTGGCTCACGAGGTAGAACTCCAGCAGGCTGCCAAAGTTGGCGCCGGGCCCGCTGATGCGCGGCATGATTTCTTGCGCGCGGGTTTCGCCGAACTTCTCGTTCAAGAGTCCCTGCAATCGCGCGCCGCCCCCTTGCTGCTGGCCGCCCTGGGTGGGATTGACGTTGATGCGCTGCGAGCCGTCGCTGCGGGTGTTGGGCTCGCGGCTGTGGACGGTCACGTATTCGAGCACGCCCAGGTCGAGCACGCCGTTGCGGTCGTCGCCGGGCAGCGAGTTGTCGCCGTCGTTCTCGTTCGGGTCGAGCACGCCGTTCATGTTCACGTCCTCGCCGTAAAGGATCGCCAGCGTCGCGCCGTAAACGAGGCGCAGTTCCTCGATGGACTCGAAGCGCCCGTTCTTGCAGCGATACGCGGGATTGAGGCGGCCGTAGATTTCGTCCTCGGCGCCGCCCTCGGTCACGGTGCTGTCCTCGTCGCGCCAGTCCACGGTGGCCGCCGAGAACTCCGCGGTGGTCTTCGGCAGCGCCTGCAGCATCTCGAGCGTGGCCGTGTTGAGGTTGAGCTTGGACGCCTCGTCCACAAGCCCGAAGACCGGCCGGTCGGGCGAAACCTGGTCGTCCCCGCGGCCGAGTATCCAAAAGGTCGCGTCGCCGATGGGAACGGCCTCCGATTCGTAGCTCTGCGGATCCGGCCGGAAGCCGTTCGTCTCCTGGTTGGCGAGGATGTAGTTCACGTAGCGCGCCGCGCCCGCGATGGCCTGCCCCGCCTCGACGGTGGCGGTGCGGTTGTCGGCGGCGCGCAACTCGAGCGTGCTCGACTGTGCGAAGTAGAGCGCAAGCGTCACGAGCCCGAACGCGATCCACAGCACGATCACGAGCACGGACGCGCGCTCGGCGCGGTGCGTCCGGGTCGGGGCCGGGTTGACAGCGCGCAGCTTCATTGGCCGGCCTCCGCGGACGCGGTGGCATTGGTCGTTCCCTGCACGAGGATCGGCACCACGATTTCAATCGGCGCGCGCGCCGGGGAATCGGCGGACTCGCGGACGCGTTCAAGGATCATCTTGACGCCCGCGGGCAGCGGCGGGCTGGCGACGGTCGAGTCCCACACGTCGGTCCACGCCGTGCCGTCGAAGAACTCGAAGTGGAAGTTCTCGATGCCGGCCATGAGGAATTGCGGCTCTTCCTCGGCGACGTTGATCGGCAGCAGATTCCGCGTGAGCACGCGCACGAGGTCCTTGCCGGCGGCGTTGTTCGTCGGGAGCACGAGCACGTAGGAAACGCGCTGGATTTCGGACCACGGGGAGTTGTTGTCCACCATGCCGGTGGTCGTGGTGAAGGTGACGGACGCCACGCCGGCGATCAAAAGGACGTTGGTCGAGGCGCCGGTGGTGCCGGGCGTCGCGAGCGGTCCGAGGAGTTGATTGGTGCCGGGCACCACGATGCCCTCGAGGTCGCGCTTGATGATCGCGACGGCCTGGTGCACGGGCACGGCCTGCTCGATGGCCGCGGTGGTCTTGTTGCGCAGGCGCACTGCGCTGAAGAACACCGTGCCGATGGACGCAAGCACGATGGAGAACACCGCCACGGCGAGCAGCAGTTCCATGAGCGTGAACGCGGCGCCGGGGCGCGCGTGTGGCTGGATGAGTTGGCGCGCCGTCCTCATGGCTGGCTGGTGCCTCCCGGGGTGACGGTGAGCGCCGGGTCCTCGGCGATCGTGCTCAGCTTGACGGAATATTCCTGGCCCTGCACCGGGAACTTGACCTCCACGGTCACGAGCAGCAGCGCCTCCACCTCCCAACCCTCGGAGCTGAGCGTCCACTCAAACTCGAACGGGCCGTCCTGCACCGTGCCGCCGCGGCCGGACTCGTTGAACTGCCCGGTGACCAGCGCCTCGTTGAGCATCTGCTCGGCGATGCGGATGGCAACGGTCTTGCGCTCGCCGACGGCGCCCGCGCGCGCGGCCACCCGCACGCCCTCGACGGCAACGGGGATGACGATGGCCATGAAGAGCAGCGCCGCGAGGACTTCCGCGAGAGTGAAGCCCGCCTGCGAGCGCCGGCGACCACGCATGCACGCGGATGCACGCGGATGAGACGCGGCCATGTGCGGCCCGCCTGCCAATCCGTGTTCGTGTCCCTTCGTGTTCATTCGTGGTTTTCCCCGGTCATCTCGCGCCCTGCGGCAGGCCGTTGGTGGAGATTTCGTATTGCAGTTTCGTGCGGCTCTGCACGATGGCGACTTTGCTGCCCTCGTTGGCCGGGTTGCTCTCCGCATCGCCTTCCTTGAGGACGACCCAGTCGGGGCTGCTCGGCGTGATGAAGCCGTCGGTCTGGAACCGGATGATCGGGAGGTTTTGGTAGCTGCCGAGCTTGGCGCGCTGGGCCATGCCCACACCCTGGTTCGCGCCCTCGGGCACCTGGATGGAGAGCGTCTTTGCCAGCGCGTATTCCACGGCCTTCTCGTCCGCGCGCTCGTCGTAGCCGGGCTCCATTTCAAGGCCGTATTTGCCCTCCTGCGCGTCCACCCACAACAGCATCGGCACGCCCTCGGTCACTGCGCGGCTTTGCGCGTAACGCGTGAGCGTGAGGAACCGCCGCGCCTCCGAATCCAGCGCGCGGCCCTTGAAGAAATTCGAGAGCGACGGCGACGCGAGCGCCGCGACGATGGACAGCAGGGCCATCACGAGGATCAACTCGATCATCGTGAACGCGCGGAGCGCCTCGCGTTGCGGGCGGGACTCCAGCCGGGACGTTGTCGGGCTCGGGCTCATCGGTGTTTCGCGTCGGGCTCGCGCCGGCTACGGCCGCCGCGCGTTGCCCGTGCTCCAGTTGGTGATGTCGTCATCGCCGCCGTCGCGTCCGTCGGGGCCGGTGGACATGATGTCGTAGGAGGTCTGGTTGTAGCGGCCCGGGCACTCGTAGATGTAGGGGTTGCCCCACGGGTCGATCGGGATTTCGCCCTTGAGATACGGGCCCTTCCAGCTCGTCGCATCGCGCGGCGCGGACACGAGGTCCTGCAGGCCGTCCTTGCCCTTCGGGTAGTAGCCGTTGTCCACCTCGAAGGCGTCGAGCGCGGTGCCGAACGTGGCGATCTGCGTCTGCGCGGCGGTGATGCGCGCCTGCTCGGTGCGGCCGGAGAACTTCGGCACGACGATCGCCGCGAGCACGCCGAGGATGACGAGCACAAGCAGCAGTTCGATGAGCGTGAAGCCGCGCGAGGCGCGGCGGCGGGTTTCGAGGTTCGGGTTTCGAGCCGGGCGTGCGATGCGGGTTTTCATGTTGGATGGGTTGTGGAGAGTTACTTGATGTGGTCCTGCAAGCTGAAGATCGGGATGACCATGCCGATGAAGATGGTCCCGATGAATCCGGCGATGAAGAAGAGCATGAGCGGCTCGGCCAGCGCCACGGCGGCCTTGAGTTCGCGGTCCAGATCGCCCTCGGTCACGTTGGCGATGCGCACCAGCTCGGCGTCGAGCTTGCCGCTCTCCTCGGCGACGGAAATCATCTCGATGGTCGAGCCGGAAAAAAGCGTGCGGCAATCGCCGAGGCTCGGCCCGAGCGGCTTGCCTTCCTTCACGCGGTCGATGGAGTTGGACACGGCGTCCACGAGGATCTGGTTGCCGATGGAGCGGCGGGCGACGTTCAAGCCGTTGATGAGCGGCACGCCCGCGCCGAGCAGCGTGCCGAGCATCCGGCAGAAGCGCGACATGGCAAACTCCGCCACGAGCGGTCCCACAAGCGGCGCGCGGAGGATGAAGCCCTCCCACACGCGCCGGCCAGCCTCGGAGGCGAACCAGTTCCTCACTATGAAGCCGCCGATCGCCAGGCCCAGCAGCGCGAGCAGCCCGTAGCTGCGCATGAAATCGCTCGTCGAGACGAT
This Verrucomicrobiota bacterium DNA region includes the following protein-coding sequences:
- a CDS encoding prepilin-type N-terminal cleavage/methylation domain-containing protein, which codes for MRTARQLIQPHARPGAAFTLMELLLAVAVFSIVLASIGTVFFSAVRLRNKTTAAIEQAVPVHQAVAIIKRDLEGIVVPGTNQLLGPLATPGTTGASTNVLLIAGVASVTFTTTTGMVDNNSPWSEIQRVSYVLVLPTNNAAGKDLVRVLTRNLLPINVAEEEPQFLMAGIENFHFEFFDGTAWTDVWDSTVASPPLPAGVKMILERVRESADSPARAPIEIVVPILVQGTTNATASAEAGQ
- the gspH gene encoding type II secretion system protein GspH; this translates as MSPSPTTSRLESRPQREALRAFTMIELILVMALLSIVAALASPSLSNFFKGRALDSEARRFLTLTRYAQSRAVTEGVPMLLWVDAQEGKYGLEMEPGYDERADEKAVEYALAKTLSIQVPEGANQGVGMAQRAKLGSYQNLPIIRFQTDGFITPSSPDWVVLKEGDAESNPANEGSKVAIVQSRTKLQYEISTNGLPQGAR
- the gspG gene encoding type II secretion system protein GspG, producing MKTRIARPARNPNLETRRRASRGFTLIELLLVLVILGVLAAIVVPKFSGRTEQARITAAQTQIATFGTALDAFEVDNGYYPKGKDGLQDLVSAPRDATSWKGPYLKGEIPIDPWGNPYIYECPGRYNQTSYDIMSTGPDGRDGGDDDITNWSTGNARRP